The following coding sequences lie in one Bacteroides helcogenes P 36-108 genomic window:
- the galA gene encoding beta-galactosidase GalA has protein sequence MNRNIFIFLLVFLPCCLSAQPVRERILLDEGWQFALGNASDPAKDFGCGTEYFNYLTKAASIHNAGPYSMKFDASGWKKVNLPHDWVVDLPFDASASHSHGYKKVGYQYPETSVGWYRKLFSVPQSDRGRHLYLQFDGIFRDARIWVNGFYLGHEPSGYATQTYDITEYLNYGGDNLITVRADATLEEGWFYEGAGIYRHVWLHKTAPLHVAPFGTFVYTTSADICEEALVHVETTVANSGLLPTADYRLRHTLLTTAGKPLAQTEVRGKGLLAKEEHSTEASLHISAAARGREKNEDYHLWSPDAPYLYTMQTEVYCGDSLVDRYSTPFGLRHVRFDADRGFILNGRALKLKGVNMHQDHPGVGVGIPDALQAYRLRQLKAFGCNAYRSSHNPMTPEMLDACDSLGILVIEENRLTGVNREHIRLLDRMIKRDRNHPSVILWSVGNEEWGIEWKESGTRIAASMREYCHRLDPTRPMTVASSGGPAILLPADVAGYNYILQNPVEQHRKDYPARCALGSEETSGCGTRGVYFDLPAFSGRMVAHNRKPNGPDSLLNCIERGWKFYDGRPYLAGLFYWTGFDYRGEPNPMKFPATGSQFGILDYCGFPKDEAFYLKAWWTDEPVLHLLPHWNLRGHEGDSIDIWAYSNCDEVELAVNGRNLGRKPMPENGHLSWKAVYHPGALKATGYRSGKRVLVRKVETAGEPARILLEADRTVIKADNRDVAVVRIELRDKKKHFVPDACDELTLTVSGPVRIIGVGNGDPAYRDTERPADADARTCRVKTFNGLAQVLLQSTGKAGEATLTAGSEACPESFLVLKLQE, from the coding sequence ATGAACAGAAATATATTTATCTTTCTCTTAGTTTTTCTTCCCTGCTGCCTTTCGGCGCAGCCGGTTCGCGAACGTATCTTGCTGGATGAGGGCTGGCAGTTTGCCTTGGGCAACGCTTCCGATCCTGCCAAAGACTTTGGTTGCGGCACAGAATACTTTAATTATTTGACGAAAGCCGCTTCTATCCATAACGCTGGCCCTTATTCCATGAAGTTCGACGCTTCGGGTTGGAAGAAGGTGAATCTTCCTCATGACTGGGTGGTGGACTTGCCTTTCGATGCCTCCGCAAGCCACAGTCATGGCTACAAAAAGGTGGGATATCAGTACCCCGAAACCAGTGTGGGGTGGTATCGCAAGCTGTTCTCCGTTCCTCAGTCGGATCGGGGCAGGCATCTTTATCTTCAGTTTGACGGCATCTTCCGCGACGCCCGCATTTGGGTGAACGGGTTCTATCTGGGACACGAGCCAAGCGGATATGCCACGCAGACGTATGACATCACCGAGTATCTGAACTATGGCGGAGACAACCTGATTACCGTCCGTGCCGATGCCACCCTCGAAGAAGGATGGTTCTACGAAGGTGCGGGCATCTACCGTCATGTTTGGCTCCACAAGACGGCGCCGCTTCATGTGGCTCCTTTCGGCACGTTTGTTTACACCACTTCCGCCGATATCTGCGAGGAAGCCCTTGTACATGTGGAGACGACGGTGGCCAACTCCGGATTGCTGCCTACTGCCGACTATCGCTTGCGCCACACGCTTCTCACCACCGCAGGAAAGCCGCTGGCGCAGACTGAGGTAAGGGGAAAAGGGCTGCTTGCCAAAGAAGAACATAGCACCGAGGCCTCCTTGCATATCAGCGCCGCCGCACGGGGGCGGGAGAAGAATGAGGACTATCATCTCTGGTCTCCCGACGCACCTTACCTGTACACCATGCAAACCGAGGTTTACTGTGGAGACAGCCTTGTTGACCGCTATTCCACCCCGTTCGGCCTCCGCCACGTCCGCTTTGATGCCGACCGGGGCTTTATACTGAACGGTAGGGCTCTGAAGCTGAAAGGCGTGAACATGCATCAGGATCATCCCGGCGTGGGTGTGGGCATTCCCGACGCCTTGCAGGCATACCGCCTCAGGCAGTTGAAGGCTTTCGGCTGCAACGCCTACCGTTCTTCCCACAATCCCATGACTCCCGAAATGCTGGATGCCTGCGACAGCCTTGGCATCCTTGTCATCGAAGAAAACCGCCTGACTGGTGTCAATCGTGAGCACATCCGCCTGCTGGATCGCATGATAAAGCGTGACCGTAATCATCCCTCCGTCATCCTTTGGAGTGTGGGAAACGAGGAGTGGGGCATTGAGTGGAAAGAAAGCGGAACCCGTATTGCCGCGTCCATGCGTGAGTATTGCCATCGTCTCGATCCCACGAGGCCGATGACCGTGGCCTCCAGCGGCGGCCCCGCCATACTGCTTCCGGCAGATGTGGCAGGCTACAACTATATCCTCCAGAATCCGGTGGAGCAGCATCGCAAAGACTATCCCGCACGCTGTGCGCTTGGTTCGGAAGAAACATCTGGCTGCGGAACACGCGGCGTCTATTTCGACCTTCCTGCATTCTCCGGCCGAATGGTGGCCCATAACCGCAAGCCGAACGGACCGGACAGCCTCCTGAACTGCATAGAACGCGGCTGGAAGTTCTACGACGGGCGGCCATATCTGGCGGGGCTTTTCTACTGGACGGGGTTTGACTACCGTGGAGAGCCCAATCCCATGAAATTTCCCGCCACCGGTTCGCAATTCGGCATTCTGGATTATTGCGGTTTTCCCAAGGATGAGGCTTTCTATCTGAAAGCCTGGTGGACGGATGAGCCTGTGCTTCATCTGCTTCCCCACTGGAATCTGCGGGGACACGAGGGTGACAGCATCGACATCTGGGCATATAGTAACTGCGATGAAGTGGAGCTTGCCGTAAACGGCAGAAACTTGGGACGTAAGCCCATGCCTGAGAACGGTCACCTTTCCTGGAAGGCCGTTTATCATCCCGGCGCGCTGAAAGCCACGGGTTACAGAAGTGGAAAAAGGGTGCTTGTGCGCAAAGTGGAGACGGCCGGTGAGCCTGCCCGTATTCTTCTTGAGGCCGACCGCACGGTCATTAAAGCCGATAACCGTGACGTGGCGGTGGTTCGCATTGAACTTCGGGACAAAAAGAAGCACTTTGTTCCCGATGCCTGCGATGAACTGACTCTCACGGTCTCCGGTCCGGTACGCATTATCGGAGTAGGGAACGGTGATCCTGCTTACCGGGACACGGAACGTCCTGCGGATGCCGATGCCCGTACTTGCCGGGTGAAGACCTTCAACGGACTTGCGCAAGTGTTGCTGCAAAGTACCGGAAAGGCGGGAGAAGCTACGCTGACGGCAGGCTCGGAAGCCTGTCCGGAATCTTTTCTTGTCTTGAAGCTGCAAGAGTAA
- a CDS encoding glycoside hydrolase family 3 N-terminal domain-containing protein, translated as MKNKLIYKDSAAPVKDRVEDLLGRMTPEEKVGQMNQFVGLEHIRANSAVMTEAELRNNTANAFYPGVTDMDVAAWIEQGLIGSFLHVLTLKEANYLQSLAMKSRLQIPLIFGIDAIHGNANAPDNTVYPTNINLACSFDTLMAYRIARETAREMRAMNMHWTFNPNVEVARDARWGRVGETYGEDPYLAALMGAQSVRGYQGSLNSSEDVLACIKHFVGGSEPVNGTNGSPADLSERTLREVFFPPFEAGVRAGAMSLMMAHNELNGVPCHSNKWLMTDVLRGEWEFPGFVVSDWMDIEHTYDLHATAENLKEAFYHSIMSGVDMHMHGIHWNEMVVELVKEGRIPQARIDESVRRILGVKFRLGLFEQPYADEAETMKIRLCGEHRATALEAARDGIVLLKNEGVLPLDASRYKRVLVTGINADDQNILGDWSALQKEDNVVTILDGLKMVAPPDTLFDFVDQGWNPRHMTPAKVDEAATRALSADLNIVVAGEYMMRFRWNDRTDGEDTDRSDLDLVGLQEELIRKVAASGKPTVLVLVGGRPLSIRWAARHLPAIVEAWAPGMQGGRAVAEILYGKVNPSAKLAVTIPHSVGQLQMIYNHKPSQYFHPYAAGRPSTPLYPFGYGLSYTTYRYDDLQLSRTEIGVDGSVDVSVQVTNTGGRDGVEIVQLYIRDRFSCVTRPVKELKDFARVPLKAGESKVVNFRITSDKLAFYDISMKKIVEPGEFIVMVGASSDDKDLLKSSFRVME; from the coding sequence ATGAAAAACAAACTAATTTACAAAGACTCTGCGGCTCCCGTGAAAGATAGAGTGGAAGATCTTCTCGGACGGATGACGCCGGAGGAGAAAGTCGGTCAGATGAACCAGTTCGTCGGTCTGGAACATATCAGGGCAAACAGTGCCGTGATGACCGAGGCTGAGTTGAGGAACAATACAGCCAATGCCTTCTATCCTGGTGTTACGGACATGGACGTGGCCGCATGGATCGAACAGGGATTGATAGGTTCTTTCCTTCATGTGCTCACCCTCAAGGAGGCCAACTATCTGCAGTCCCTTGCTATGAAAAGCCGCCTGCAGATTCCTCTCATCTTCGGCATCGACGCGATTCACGGCAATGCCAATGCCCCCGACAACACCGTATATCCTACAAATATTAATCTCGCCTGTTCCTTTGATACGCTGATGGCTTACAGGATAGCCCGTGAGACAGCCAGAGAGATGCGTGCCATGAACATGCATTGGACGTTCAATCCGAATGTGGAAGTGGCCCGTGACGCCCGTTGGGGACGTGTGGGCGAAACCTACGGTGAAGATCCCTACTTGGCGGCACTGATGGGGGCACAGTCAGTAAGAGGATATCAGGGAAGCCTGAACAGCAGTGAGGACGTGCTGGCCTGCATCAAGCACTTTGTGGGCGGAAGCGAACCTGTCAACGGAACCAACGGCTCTCCGGCGGATTTGTCCGAACGAACGCTCCGCGAAGTATTCTTTCCGCCGTTTGAGGCCGGTGTAAGGGCAGGAGCCATGTCACTGATGATGGCGCATAACGAACTGAACGGTGTACCCTGCCACAGCAACAAGTGGTTGATGACGGATGTACTGCGCGGTGAATGGGAGTTTCCCGGTTTTGTGGTCAGCGACTGGATGGACATTGAGCACACTTACGACCTGCATGCCACGGCCGAGAATCTTAAGGAAGCCTTCTATCATTCCATCATGTCGGGCGTGGACATGCACATGCACGGCATTCATTGGAACGAGATGGTGGTGGAGCTGGTTAAGGAAGGCCGCATCCCCCAAGCCCGCATTGACGAGTCGGTACGCCGCATCCTCGGTGTCAAGTTCCGTCTCGGCCTTTTTGAACAGCCCTATGCCGATGAAGCTGAAACCATGAAGATACGTCTTTGCGGCGAGCACCGTGCCACGGCTCTGGAGGCCGCCCGCGACGGCATTGTCCTGCTGAAGAACGAGGGAGTGCTTCCTTTGGACGCTTCCCGCTACAAGAGGGTGCTGGTGACGGGCATCAATGCCGATGACCAGAATATCCTCGGTGACTGGAGTGCCCTGCAAAAAGAAGATAACGTCGTCACCATACTCGACGGGCTGAAGATGGTGGCTCCTCCCGACACGCTATTCGACTTCGTGGATCAGGGCTGGAACCCCCGCCACATGACTCCCGCGAAGGTGGACGAAGCCGCCACCCGTGCCCTGAGCGCCGACCTGAACATTGTGGTAGCCGGCGAATACATGATGCGTTTCCGCTGGAACGACCGCACGGACGGTGAAGATACAGACCGCAGCGACCTCGACCTGGTGGGCTTGCAAGAGGAGTTGATCCGGAAAGTGGCCGCTTCGGGCAAGCCCACCGTCCTGGTGCTGGTGGGCGGACGTCCTTTGAGCATTCGCTGGGCTGCCCGACATCTGCCTGCCATCGTAGAGGCATGGGCTCCGGGCATGCAGGGCGGCAGGGCTGTGGCCGAAATCCTGTATGGCAAGGTAAATCCCTCCGCCAAGCTGGCGGTTACCATTCCGCACAGCGTGGGGCAGCTTCAGATGATTTATAATCACAAACCTTCTCAATATTTCCATCCCTATGCGGCGGGCCGGCCCAGTACGCCACTTTATCCCTTTGGCTACGGCCTGTCTTATACCACCTATCGGTATGATGACCTGCAGTTGAGCCGGACGGAGATTGGCGTTGACGGCAGTGTGGATGTCAGCGTGCAGGTGACGAATACGGGCGGACGCGACGGTGTGGAAATTGTGCAGCTTTATATACGCGACAGGTTTAGTTGCGTCACTCGTCCGGTGAAGGAGCTGAAGGACTTTGCCCGTGTGCCTCTGAAGGCGGGAGAGAGCAAGGTGGTCAACTTCAGGATCACTTCTGACAAGCTTGCCTTCTATGACATCAGTATGAAGAAGATCGTGGAGCCGGGCGAGTTCATCGTCATGGTGGGCGCTTCTTCCGATGACAAGGATCTGTTGAAAAGTTCGTTCCGAGTGATGGAATAA
- a CDS encoding helix-turn-helix domain-containing protein codes for MENQNYIMREITPLSDRDCFYIADRHKTEFTYPIHCHVEYELNFTEHASGVRRVVGDSAEVVGDYDLVLITGKDLEHVWEQHDCVSKDIREITVQFSPDMFSGCLINKNQFDSIRRMLERARCGLSFPMQAIMRVYNRLDKLASEEQGFYAVIDFLKILYELSLYDDARTLSSSSFAKIETFSDSRRVQKVQRYIAEHYQEEIRLGVLADMVRMTPVSFSRFFRLRTGKTLSDYVLDIRLGFATRLLVDSTRTIAEICYECGFNNLSNFNRMFKRKKECSPKEFRENYRKKKVLV; via the coding sequence ATGGAGAACCAGAATTACATCATGAGGGAGATTACCCCGTTGTCGGACCGGGATTGCTTCTACATTGCCGACCGTCATAAAACAGAGTTTACCTATCCTATTCACTGCCATGTCGAGTACGAACTGAACTTTACCGAACACGCTTCGGGCGTGCGGCGCGTAGTGGGAGACTCGGCCGAGGTAGTGGGAGATTATGACTTGGTGCTGATTACCGGCAAAGATCTGGAACATGTATGGGAACAACATGATTGTGTGTCCAAGGATATCCGTGAAATCACCGTCCAGTTCTCGCCCGACATGTTTTCGGGATGTCTCATCAACAAAAATCAGTTTGACAGCATCCGCCGGATGCTTGAACGCGCCAGGTGCGGGCTTTCTTTCCCCATGCAGGCCATAATGAGAGTCTATAACCGGCTTGACAAACTGGCTTCCGAGGAGCAAGGATTCTATGCGGTGATAGACTTCCTTAAGATACTTTATGAATTGTCTCTGTATGACGATGCACGGACACTTTCTTCCTCTTCTTTTGCCAAGATTGAAACTTTCTCGGACAGCCGCCGGGTACAGAAAGTGCAGCGTTACATCGCAGAGCATTACCAGGAAGAAATCCGTTTGGGGGTCTTGGCCGATATGGTGAGGATGACACCTGTATCCTTCAGCCGCTTCTTTCGTTTGCGCACCGGCAAGACGCTCTCTGATTACGTCCTGGATATCCGTCTGGGATTCGCCACCCGGCTGCTGGTTGACTCCACACGTACGATTGCCGAGATATGCTACGAGTGCGGATTCAACAATCTTTCCAACTTCAACCGCATGTTCAAGCGTAAAAAGGAATGTTCGCCGAAGGAGTTCCGTGAAAACTACCGGAAGAAGAAGGTCCTGGTGTGA